The following are from one region of the Georgenia sp. M64 genome:
- a CDS encoding NADH-quinone oxidoreductase subunit M: MLTVVVLLPVVVAGALLVLPVSDRAALRVWVGAAAVDLALVVWMWVNFDPGTGARGIVDGIAYETSVQWIPTVDASYHVGVDGLSLPLIALTAVLFLATAVWSLREDRRPRRYAALFLFLQTASLGTFAALDLILFFVFFDLSIVGMYFVIAGWGHGNNRRSALKFFLYTFVGSLALLVGFIGLFLGGEERTFDMVRLAANPPLEDSPLLGGLVLLAIGLGLAVKTPLFPFHTWLPDAHTDAPAAGSAILAGVLLKLGTYGFVRIAMPMLPGAWQRWAMVAVVIGVISVLWGAFVALAQRDAKRMIAYTSVNHMGYVILGLGAAGLVAADEQARTIATVGALVQMVSHGLLTGALFLLAGVLWTRGRTYDFSRWGGLARPAPLFAAAFAVAAFGSLGLPGFSSFIAEFQIFTGTLQAAPVAGVIAVTGILVTAGLFLLAVQRLLTGRTLLSATERDEARDDDGDEFGADEFGVDDTVVPAVITAGGHAGHMAGGHHHPDGPRLNSRRDDSSTSGHDSAHQTHGGGPADHDGHDGHTADHGGHDGHARGDSTGGAMDHPTGHSPHGGHTDHHNTHTAPEEAADDPPRHDQDQDQDQHQDLTAGDAAPVTDPVDQAPPVAPDGPDGPLRAAQFADLSGREGAAILPLLALSVIVGLLPRFLLDVVEPAAAALVSLVSR; encoded by the coding sequence ATGCTGACCGTTGTCGTCCTGCTCCCGGTCGTGGTGGCCGGCGCCCTGCTGGTGCTGCCGGTCTCGGACCGCGCCGCGTTGCGCGTCTGGGTCGGGGCGGCCGCCGTCGACCTCGCCCTCGTGGTGTGGATGTGGGTGAACTTCGACCCCGGGACCGGCGCCCGCGGCATCGTGGACGGGATCGCCTACGAGACGAGCGTGCAGTGGATCCCGACCGTCGACGCGTCCTACCACGTGGGCGTGGACGGGCTGTCCCTCCCCCTCATCGCTCTGACCGCGGTCCTGTTCCTGGCGACCGCGGTCTGGTCGCTGCGTGAGGACCGGCGCCCACGCCGCTACGCCGCACTGTTCCTCTTCCTCCAGACCGCCAGCCTGGGCACCTTCGCGGCGCTGGACCTCATCCTCTTCTTCGTCTTCTTCGACCTGTCGATCGTGGGGATGTACTTCGTCATCGCGGGATGGGGCCACGGCAACAACCGGCGCAGCGCACTGAAGTTCTTCCTGTACACCTTCGTCGGCTCGCTCGCGCTGCTCGTCGGCTTCATCGGGTTGTTCCTCGGCGGGGAGGAGCGCACCTTCGACATGGTCCGGCTCGCCGCGAACCCACCGCTGGAGGACTCCCCGCTGCTCGGAGGGTTGGTACTGCTGGCGATCGGTCTCGGCCTGGCGGTGAAGACGCCGCTCTTCCCGTTCCACACCTGGTTGCCCGACGCGCACACCGACGCCCCGGCAGCCGGCTCGGCCATCCTCGCCGGTGTCCTCCTGAAGCTGGGCACGTACGGCTTCGTCCGGATCGCCATGCCGATGCTCCCGGGGGCTTGGCAGCGCTGGGCCATGGTCGCCGTGGTGATCGGGGTGATCAGCGTGCTGTGGGGGGCTTTCGTGGCCCTGGCACAGCGCGACGCCAAGCGGATGATCGCCTACACCTCGGTGAACCACATGGGCTACGTGATTCTCGGGCTGGGGGCGGCCGGCCTCGTGGCGGCCGACGAGCAGGCGCGCACCATCGCGACCGTCGGAGCGCTGGTGCAGATGGTGAGCCACGGGCTGCTCACGGGGGCGCTCTTCCTGCTCGCCGGGGTCCTCTGGACGCGCGGCCGGACCTATGACTTCAGCCGGTGGGGCGGCCTCGCGCGCCCGGCGCCGCTGTTCGCCGCCGCTTTCGCCGTGGCCGCCTTTGGCTCGCTGGGCCTGCCCGGGTTCTCTTCTTTCATCGCCGAGTTCCAGATCTTCACCGGCACGCTGCAGGCGGCCCCGGTGGCGGGGGTCATCGCCGTGACCGGGATCCTTGTTACCGCCGGGCTCTTCCTGCTTGCGGTGCAGCGACTGCTCACGGGCCGCACCCTGCTGAGCGCGACGGAGCGCGACGAGGCCCGAGATGACGACGGGGACGAGTTCGGCGCGGACGAGTTCGGTGTGGACGACACCGTGGTCCCGGCCGTCATCACCGCTGGTGGGCACGCGGGTCACATGGCCGGTGGCCACCACCACCCCGACGGTCCCCGCTTGAACAGTCGCCGTGACGACAGCAGCACCAGCGGCCACGACAGTGCACACCAGACCCACGGCGGGGGGCCCGCCGACCACGACGGACACGACGGACACACCGCTGACCACGGAGGCCACGACGGACACGCCAGGGGTGACAGCACCGGCGGCGCGATGGATCACCCCACCGGCCATTCACCTCACGGTGGTCACACCGACCACCACAACACTCACACCGCCCCCGAAGAGGCCGCGGACGACCCGCCTCGGCACGATCAGGATCAGGATCAGGACCAGCACCAGGACCTCACGGCAGGCGACGCTGCGCCCGTGACCGACCCGGTGGACCAGGCTCCGCCTGTCGCACCGGACGGGCCGGACGGGCCGCTCCGTGCGGCGCAATTCGCAGACCTCTCCGGCCGGGAGGGTGCCGCGATCCTGCCCCTGCTCGCGCTCTCCGTCATCGTCGGCCTGCTGCCCCGCTTCCTGCTGGACGTCGTCGAGCCGGCCGCTGCGGCCCTCGTGTCGCTCGTCTCCCGGTGA
- a CDS encoding NADH-quinone oxidoreductase subunit N: MEGMSGSPVDLLPELVLVLGAVATLLLGLWTPQALQVRAGAVAVLAALGSAVASASALGSGRVVYGGTWTVDDAAGAARLTITLATAAVIVLASSSLRGHPRQTEAYVLMLLGATGAMVLAAASDLLMLVAGYLLASVPLYALAGFRKDDRGVEATLKYYLMGAFAGVLMLLGVAALVLAAGVTDYASLGAGLPEAPVPLVAVGVVGLLAGVGFKAGVVPVHFWVPDVTAGTTPAIAAFLTTIPKIGAAVAAFRLVRDPLSGIALDVPLVVAVIAAGSMTLGNLAAFQQQEVLRLLGYSTVSQVGYLFMVVAVAARTDLAFPALAIYLAGYAVTNIGAFAAGAALPQARTLTQWADASRGQPGLVLSLVVVLLGLVGTPPTAVFVAKLAVFSAAADGALGWLVVLAAVNTVASLFYYLRWFGPAVRRSSPSSTTRARRSLPLLTAHTAAVTSVVLGVGAGAWLTLVAA; this comes from the coding sequence ATGGAGGGGATGTCGGGCAGCCCGGTGGACCTGCTTCCCGAGCTCGTCCTGGTGCTCGGTGCCGTCGCCACCCTGCTTCTGGGCCTGTGGACGCCTCAGGCGTTGCAGGTCCGCGCCGGGGCGGTGGCCGTCCTGGCGGCACTGGGCAGCGCGGTCGCGTCAGCCTCGGCGCTGGGCTCGGGGCGGGTGGTGTACGGCGGTACGTGGACCGTCGACGACGCGGCGGGAGCGGCGCGGTTGACCATCACGTTGGCCACCGCTGCCGTCATCGTCCTCGCTTCCTCCTCGCTGCGGGGACACCCGCGCCAGACCGAGGCCTACGTCCTGATGCTCCTCGGCGCGACCGGGGCGATGGTCTTGGCGGCCGCGTCGGATCTGCTCATGCTCGTCGCCGGGTACTTGCTGGCCAGCGTGCCCCTCTATGCCCTGGCGGGCTTCCGCAAGGACGACCGCGGGGTGGAGGCGACGCTGAAGTACTACCTCATGGGGGCCTTCGCGGGAGTCCTCATGCTCCTCGGTGTGGCCGCCCTGGTCCTTGCCGCAGGCGTCACCGACTATGCGAGCCTGGGAGCCGGACTGCCCGAAGCCCCGGTCCCGCTGGTCGCGGTGGGCGTGGTCGGGCTGCTGGCCGGCGTGGGCTTCAAGGCGGGCGTGGTACCGGTGCACTTCTGGGTGCCCGACGTCACCGCGGGAACCACCCCGGCCATCGCTGCCTTTCTCACCACCATCCCGAAGATCGGTGCAGCGGTGGCGGCATTCCGGTTGGTCCGCGACCCCCTCTCCGGGATCGCGCTCGACGTCCCGCTGGTGGTCGCGGTGATCGCGGCGGGCAGCATGACGCTGGGCAACCTCGCGGCGTTCCAGCAGCAAGAGGTGTTGCGGCTGCTCGGGTACTCCACGGTCAGCCAGGTGGGATACCTCTTCATGGTGGTGGCGGTCGCGGCCCGCACCGACCTCGCCTTCCCGGCCCTCGCCATCTACCTCGCCGGATACGCCGTGACCAACATCGGCGCCTTTGCCGCGGGGGCGGCGCTACCGCAGGCTCGGACCCTGACGCAGTGGGCGGACGCCTCTCGGGGCCAGCCCGGTCTGGTGCTCAGCCTTGTCGTCGTCCTCCTCGGCCTGGTAGGAACACCGCCCACCGCGGTTTTCGTGGCGAAGCTGGCCGTGTTCTCGGCCGCGGCCGACGGGGCGCTGGGATGGTTGGTGGTGCTGGCAGCGGTCAACACTGTCGCCAGCCTGTTCTACTACCTGCGGTGGTTCGGCCCGGCCGTGAGGCGCAGCAGCCCATCCAGCACCACCCGGGCGCGGCGAAGTCTTCCGCTGCTCACCGCTCACACGGCAGCCGTGACTTCCGTTGTGCTCGGGGTCGGCGCCGGCGCGTGGCTGACCCTGGTCGCCGCCTGA
- a CDS encoding ion channel, giving the protein MNVLTQILGGTLVATALWDLFHTLAHPSGHGALSSRLLALAWRLSKRLGRSARRLAGPAGVLMVIGTWGLLVVVGAALVYLPHLPESFSYGAGLDPPSRNMLVDALYLSLVTVATLGFGDIVPTAPWLRLLIPLQALIGFTLLTGAVTWTLQIYPALTRRRVLSLRLAALAKAHTAERLDQLSECTAARLLENLAAGLTEVRMDLTQYTETYYFREVTPEGSLARTIGYAAELAAAGQRSSREDVRLAADVLEHTLVGLAHVLDAQFLHTGRETTDVLSVYTADHAESARGRG; this is encoded by the coding sequence TTGAACGTCCTGACCCAGATCCTCGGCGGCACCCTGGTGGCGACCGCACTGTGGGACCTCTTCCACACACTTGCCCATCCCAGCGGGCACGGCGCCCTCAGCAGCCGGCTGCTGGCCCTGGCGTGGCGGCTGTCCAAGCGGCTGGGCCGATCAGCCAGAAGGCTCGCCGGACCGGCGGGTGTACTGATGGTGATCGGTACGTGGGGACTGCTCGTCGTCGTCGGCGCAGCCCTCGTCTACCTCCCTCACCTCCCCGAGTCGTTCAGCTACGGCGCCGGCCTGGACCCGCCGAGCCGCAACATGCTTGTCGACGCCCTCTACCTCTCCCTGGTCACCGTGGCCACGCTGGGCTTCGGGGACATCGTGCCCACCGCCCCGTGGCTTCGACTCCTCATCCCCCTGCAGGCCCTCATCGGCTTCACGCTCCTGACCGGTGCGGTCACCTGGACGCTCCAGATCTACCCGGCACTGACCCGCAGACGAGTGCTCTCCCTCAGGCTCGCTGCCCTGGCGAAGGCACACACGGCTGAGCGACTCGACCAGCTGAGTGAGTGCACCGCCGCTCGGCTCCTGGAGAACCTCGCCGCCGGGCTGACCGAGGTACGGATGGACCTGACGCAGTACACGGAGACCTACTACTTCCGCGAGGTCACGCCGGAAGGCTCCTTGGCACGAACCATCGGGTACGCCGCCGAGCTGGCCGCGGCAGGCCAGCGCTCCTCCCGAGAGGACGTCCGCCTAGCGGCGGACGTCCTCGAGCACACCCTGGTGGGCTTGGCGCACGTGCTGGACGCTCAGTTCCTCCACACCGGACGCGAGACGACGGACGTCTTGAGCGTCTACACCGCCGACCACGCGGAGTCAGCGCGAGGTCGCGGCTGA
- a CDS encoding proton-conducting transporter membrane subunit: protein MTAQAAPAALAALVLMPALAGLALLLAGRRADRAAGPVAVVAAALTGALAAVVATLRPRATAPFLGLVDGGELALAVDGLSAVLVVGVAVVAAAVMIFAVADTARAAARARFFGYLLLFTAAMLATVTATTLPTLLLAWEVMGATSYALIGFHWYQAGKVAAGTTAFLATRAGDLGLYVAAGAALAGTGSLELTSLATASGGWRDVAAAGVLLAALGKSAQLPFSAWLSAAMEGPSAVSALLHSATMVAAGGYLLLRLEPLLEGWAGPAAAWIGALTAVVLGLVAAAQTDLKQLLAASTAAQIGFVVLAAGVGSVAGGTAQLLAHAAVKAGLFVIAGVWLTSLGTKKLSELRGAARRHRGVGAAVTVTALALAGVPPLSLWVTKDWAMAGAEGPLRLTALVAAALSAVYAGRVLAVVLAAPPGAGDGEPAREPRGTGRVPVSVTAVAWMFALATPALALLGVPAVAERLALAVGDAAHPPSLGELAVSGGIAVVTLGLVVSRPHVLAPLRHGGLAGWAGLGSLLSPRPWLAVARGAATVDEQVIDRGVHAAGALALRVAALLRRADDTIVDGAVGALAAGTRRGGHVMAAVDGRVVDAAVMAFGAAVRRLGGFMRRPQTGLLHQYYAQALLGLGVLLVVLLVR, encoded by the coding sequence GTGACCGCCCAGGCCGCGCCCGCCGCCCTGGCCGCGCTGGTGCTGATGCCCGCCCTTGCCGGGCTGGCCCTGCTCCTGGCCGGCCGCCGGGCGGACCGGGCGGCCGGCCCGGTGGCCGTCGTCGCCGCCGCGCTCACCGGCGCCCTGGCCGCCGTCGTCGCGACGCTCCGGCCCAGGGCCACGGCACCGTTCCTGGGTCTGGTCGACGGCGGTGAGCTCGCACTGGCCGTCGACGGCCTCTCCGCGGTGCTGGTGGTGGGGGTGGCCGTCGTCGCCGCGGCGGTGATGATCTTCGCCGTCGCCGACACGGCGCGCGCGGCGGCCCGGGCACGCTTTTTCGGCTACCTCCTGCTCTTCACCGCCGCGATGCTCGCCACGGTCACCGCGACGACGCTGCCGACGCTGCTGCTGGCCTGGGAGGTCATGGGTGCGACCAGCTACGCGCTCATCGGGTTCCACTGGTACCAGGCCGGCAAGGTGGCCGCCGGCACCACCGCCTTCCTCGCCACCCGGGCAGGTGATCTGGGCCTGTATGTCGCGGCCGGGGCGGCGCTCGCCGGGACGGGCTCCCTGGAGCTGACGAGTCTGGCGACGGCGTCCGGGGGGTGGCGGGACGTGGCCGCCGCCGGTGTCCTCCTCGCGGCGCTGGGGAAGTCCGCCCAGCTGCCGTTCTCGGCGTGGCTCTCTGCCGCGATGGAGGGTCCCAGTGCCGTCAGCGCCCTCCTTCACTCGGCGACCATGGTCGCAGCCGGCGGGTACCTGCTGCTGCGCCTGGAGCCGCTGCTCGAGGGATGGGCCGGCCCTGCGGCGGCCTGGATCGGGGCCCTGACTGCCGTCGTGCTGGGCCTCGTGGCTGCGGCCCAGACCGACCTCAAGCAGCTCCTCGCCGCGAGCACCGCGGCGCAGATCGGGTTCGTCGTGCTCGCGGCCGGGGTCGGCTCCGTGGCGGGTGGCACGGCCCAGCTCCTCGCCCACGCCGCGGTCAAGGCGGGGCTGTTCGTCATCGCCGGGGTGTGGCTGACCTCCCTGGGCACCAAGAAGCTCTCCGAGCTGCGGGGAGCGGCCCGCCGTCATCGCGGCGTGGGCGCGGCAGTGACCGTGACAGCGCTCGCGCTGGCCGGGGTCCCTCCGTTGTCCCTGTGGGTCACCAAGGACTGGGCGATGGCCGGGGCGGAGGGCCCGCTGCGCCTGACGGCCCTGGTTGCTGCGGCGCTCTCCGCCGTGTACGCCGGGCGTGTACTCGCCGTGGTCCTGGCCGCCCCGCCCGGGGCGGGCGACGGCGAACCGGCTCGTGAACCGCGCGGGACCGGTCGGGTCCCGGTCTCGGTCACCGCCGTGGCGTGGATGTTCGCCCTGGCGACGCCGGCGCTCGCCCTGCTCGGCGTACCAGCGGTCGCCGAGCGGCTTGCCCTCGCGGTCGGGGATGCGGCGCACCCGCCGAGCCTGGGTGAGCTCGCCGTGAGCGGTGGGATCGCCGTGGTGACGCTCGGCCTGGTCGTGTCCCGGCCTCACGTACTCGCGCCGTTGCGGCACGGCGGACTCGCCGGGTGGGCGGGGTTGGGGTCGTTGCTGAGCCCCCGGCCGTGGCTGGCGGTCGCGCGCGGCGCCGCGACCGTGGACGAGCAGGTCATCGACCGCGGCGTGCACGCGGCCGGTGCCCTTGCGCTGCGCGTTGCTGCGCTCCTGCGCCGTGCCGATGACACCATCGTCGATGGTGCCGTGGGAGCGCTCGCCGCCGGCACGCGACGGGGAGGCCATGTCATGGCCGCCGTCGACGGCCGCGTCGTCGACGCCGCCGTGATGGCCTTCGGTGCGGCAGTTCGACGCCTCGGCGGATTCATGCGCCGACCGCAGACCGGCCTGCTGCACCAGTACTACGCCCAGGCACTGCTCGGTCTGGGTGTCCTTCTTGTTGTGCTCCTGGTGAGGTGA
- a CDS encoding complex I subunit 1 family protein, whose amino-acid sequence MPESLTLSDSVGMLLAVVLVVAVGLALGLLVAAVDRVVLNGGRLGGAVDPVRSALRALIEQRRTTLAPDRLLGRIGAGAVLVLALLSVAVIPLTGRSLVSTSADIVWFNAAEALLWAAVWLVGWAPNAVHPLVGGYRFLAQGLAYELPLMFTLITTAVAARSLRTTDIVAAQADLWFIVSMPLAFAVFLASGAAFAFWGPFAAPAGADIAGGVLAELSGPDRLLVETGRAVFLGATAAMATTLFLGGHTGPVLPGPVWFLLKTAAVVVLVVVTGRRLPLIRPDRFVEVAWMVLVPLTLLQALVVAVLAVNGFYP is encoded by the coding sequence ATGCCTGAGTCCCTCACCCTGTCCGACTCCGTCGGCATGCTTCTCGCCGTCGTCCTGGTCGTTGCGGTCGGCCTGGCGCTGGGCCTGCTGGTCGCGGCCGTCGACCGTGTGGTCCTCAACGGTGGGCGGCTCGGCGGGGCGGTGGATCCCGTGCGGTCGGCCCTCCGTGCCCTCATCGAGCAGCGACGCACCACTCTCGCGCCCGACCGACTGCTCGGCCGCATCGGTGCCGGTGCCGTGCTGGTGCTCGCCCTGCTCTCGGTGGCGGTGATCCCCCTGACCGGGCGGAGCCTGGTCTCCACCAGCGCGGACATCGTCTGGTTCAACGCCGCCGAGGCGCTGCTGTGGGCGGCCGTGTGGCTCGTGGGATGGGCCCCCAACGCGGTTCACCCGCTCGTCGGGGGGTACCGGTTCCTTGCCCAGGGGCTGGCGTACGAGCTGCCCCTGATGTTCACGCTCATCACCACCGCCGTCGCGGCCCGCTCTCTGCGCACGACCGACATCGTGGCCGCGCAGGCCGATCTGTGGTTCATCGTCTCCATGCCGCTGGCGTTCGCGGTCTTCCTCGCCAGCGGTGCCGCGTTCGCGTTCTGGGGTCCGTTCGCTGCACCGGCCGGGGCTGACATCGCAGGCGGTGTGCTCGCCGAGCTCTCCGGACCGGACCGCCTGCTCGTCGAGACCGGCCGGGCGGTCTTCCTCGGCGCTACTGCCGCCATGGCGACGACGCTGTTCCTCGGGGGGCACACCGGCCCGGTCCTGCCCGGCCCGGTGTGGTTCCTGCTCAAGACGGCGGCGGTGGTCGTGCTCGTCGTCGTCACAGGTCGGCGGCTGCCGTTGATCCGGCCGGACCGGTTCGTCGAGGTGGCCTGGATGGTTCTTGTGCCGCTGACGCTGCTCCAGGCCCTGGTGGTGGCCGTCCTTGCGGTGAACGGGTTCTACCCATGA
- a CDS encoding NADH-quinone oxidoreductase subunit J — MSEILPVAALTLGVVAVVLGVFVFVVDSMARATFALLGSFLAVAGIMLVLDLHYLALVTALMMTMEMAVMAVFMIMFMMNPAGLMPMTMVHNARGSAVAGAAVFAALTAGVWLADWPTRRGTTPADATVQIGQAVMGEYMLVMIVVGVSLFATILAGTVLATGRGRYDRFGPDLSRRQPQDPVPGGLAR, encoded by the coding sequence ATGAGTGAGATCCTTCCCGTCGCAGCGCTGACGCTGGGGGTGGTCGCCGTCGTCCTGGGCGTCTTCGTCTTCGTGGTGGACTCCATGGCCCGGGCCACCTTCGCCCTCCTGGGCTCCTTCCTCGCCGTCGCCGGCATCATGCTCGTTCTCGACCTGCACTACCTGGCGCTTGTCACCGCGCTGATGATGACCATGGAGATGGCGGTCATGGCGGTGTTCATGATCATGTTCATGATGAACCCGGCGGGGCTGATGCCCATGACCATGGTGCACAACGCGAGGGGCTCGGCGGTCGCCGGGGCAGCGGTGTTCGCCGCCCTGACCGCCGGGGTGTGGCTGGCCGACTGGCCGACCCGCCGCGGTACCACCCCGGCGGACGCCACCGTGCAGATCGGCCAGGCAGTGATGGGCGAGTACATGCTCGTCATGATCGTGGTGGGCGTGAGCCTGTTCGCCACCATTCTCGCGGGGACCGTGCTGGCCACCGGACGGGGCCGCTACGACCGGTTCGGCCCTGATCTGAGCCGTCGACAGCCGCAGGACCCGGTGCCCGGGGGGTTGGCGCGATGA
- a CDS encoding response regulator transcription factor yields the protein MTVGGRAGQPADRGEVSRPRVLVIEDEAAIARVVRGYLEREGFEVVVMADGETGVTAARESSPDVVVLDLMLPGIDGLEVCRRLRTFSDAYVIMLTARTEEIDRLVGLSSGADDYVGKPFSAPELVARVKAMLRRPRSGAGQGQSVRQLGDLTIDVGAREVRRGAHRVELTRTEFDLLDALSEHPRRVLSRDQLFEQVWGGQWFGDRHVVDVHVANLRRKLGDDAQSPRYIRTLRGFGYGLGGDL from the coding sequence GTGACCGTTGGTGGCCGCGCGGGACAGCCCGCGGACCGTGGCGAGGTCTCACGTCCGCGGGTCCTCGTCATCGAGGACGAGGCTGCGATCGCCCGGGTCGTCCGTGGCTACCTCGAGCGCGAGGGCTTCGAGGTCGTGGTCATGGCCGACGGCGAGACCGGTGTGACCGCTGCACGGGAGAGCTCGCCGGACGTCGTCGTGCTGGACCTCATGCTGCCGGGCATCGACGGGCTGGAGGTGTGCCGCCGGCTCCGGACCTTCTCCGACGCCTACGTCATCATGCTCACCGCCCGCACCGAGGAGATCGACCGGCTGGTGGGACTGTCGAGCGGTGCGGACGACTACGTCGGAAAGCCGTTCTCCGCCCCAGAGCTGGTGGCACGGGTCAAGGCCATGCTCCGCCGGCCCCGGTCCGGCGCGGGACAGGGCCAGTCGGTCCGGCAGCTCGGTGACCTCACCATCGACGTCGGGGCCCGGGAGGTGCGTCGCGGTGCGCATCGTGTGGAGCTCACGCGCACGGAGTTCGACCTGCTGGACGCCCTCTCCGAGCATCCCCGACGGGTTCTGAGCCGCGACCAGCTCTTCGAGCAGGTATGGGGCGGCCAGTGGTTCGGTGACCGTCACGTGGTGGACGTGCACGTGGCGAACCTCCGTCGCAAGCTCGGCGACGACGCGCAGTCCCCGCGCTACATCCGCACCCTCCGCGGGTTCGGCTACGGCCTCGGCGGGGACTTGTGA
- a CDS encoding NADH-quinone oxidoreductase subunit A: MAAAASMLLATLALVGGIFGLARAATRTRQPAQSLPFESGGLPEQHAVSRYHVRWYTVTVLFLAFDMEMIFMYPWAVVVAQLGAAAVVEMFVFLLLLLVGVLYVWREGALRWT, encoded by the coding sequence ATGGCAGCGGCGGCGTCGATGCTCCTTGCGACGCTCGCCCTGGTCGGCGGCATCTTCGGGCTGGCTCGTGCTGCCACCCGGACGCGGCAGCCCGCGCAGTCTTTGCCGTTCGAGTCGGGTGGCCTTCCCGAGCAACACGCAGTCTCGCGCTACCACGTGCGCTGGTACACCGTGACGGTGCTCTTCCTCGCCTTCGACATGGAGATGATCTTCATGTACCCCTGGGCGGTCGTGGTCGCCCAGCTCGGCGCCGCCGCCGTGGTGGAGATGTTCGTCTTCCTTCTGCTGCTGCTCGTCGGCGTGCTGTACGTGTGGCGAGAGGGGGCACTGCGGTGGACCTGA
- a CDS encoding ATP-binding protein: MGARLFLAQALVIVAGASTLAVVALILAPGLFEEHLRRVPEPIDDTTRQHIDAAFSGATFTSLSVAILASLITALAVSWFVTRRVVRPVEAMATAAGRIAAGDYTARVHMTRSGPELASLASALDLTAHELAATERTRAEMLRDVAHELRSPLTALRGYIDALADGVLPLDGDAVDTMHAELARVERLVDDLSTVSRAEERRLDLHLRAVAPRDVVAAAVNAARARFARAGVDLQLAVADDLPPISIDEDRIQEVLANLLDNALRHTPPEGVVTVSARPGPGVVELAVTDTGEGLAPEHLRRVFERFYRVDPGRSRQKGGSGIGLAIVRALTQAHGGHVAAESAGPGQGTTFSVKLPTDLDRPSPPPRPRSARTRPEDPPSGRGGPPHHPDPGRTTH; this comes from the coding sequence TTGGGGGCGAGACTCTTCCTCGCCCAGGCCCTCGTCATCGTGGCCGGAGCATCGACCCTCGCCGTCGTCGCGCTCATCCTCGCACCAGGCCTCTTCGAGGAGCACCTCCGAAGGGTTCCCGAGCCGATCGACGACACGACCCGGCAGCACATCGACGCGGCATTCAGCGGGGCCACCTTCACCTCCCTGTCCGTGGCGATCCTTGCCTCGCTGATCACCGCGCTGGCCGTCAGCTGGTTCGTGACCCGGCGTGTCGTCCGGCCCGTCGAGGCCATGGCGACAGCGGCCGGGCGGATCGCGGCGGGCGACTACACGGCACGGGTGCACATGACGAGGTCGGGCCCCGAGCTGGCCTCCTTGGCCAGTGCGCTCGACCTGACGGCGCACGAGCTGGCAGCCACCGAGCGGACGCGGGCGGAGATGCTTCGCGACGTCGCGCACGAGCTGCGGTCGCCGCTGACCGCGCTGCGAGGCTACATCGATGCCCTGGCTGACGGGGTGCTGCCCCTCGACGGGGACGCCGTCGACACCATGCACGCCGAGCTCGCGCGCGTCGAGCGGCTCGTGGACGACCTGAGCACCGTGTCCCGCGCGGAGGAACGCCGCCTGGACCTCCATCTGCGGGCGGTGGCACCGCGCGACGTGGTGGCCGCCGCCGTCAACGCGGCGCGGGCACGGTTCGCGCGGGCCGGTGTGGACCTCCAGCTCGCCGTCGCCGACGACCTGCCTCCGATCAGCATTGATGAGGACCGGATACAGGAGGTGCTGGCCAACCTCCTGGACAACGCCCTGCGGCACACCCCGCCCGAGGGCGTCGTCACGGTCAGCGCACGGCCCGGGCCCGGCGTCGTCGAGCTCGCAGTGACCGACACCGGTGAGGGCCTGGCACCGGAGCACCTGCGACGGGTGTTCGAGCGCTTCTACCGCGTGGACCCAGGTCGCTCTCGCCAGAAGGGCGGCAGCGGCATCGGCCTGGCCATCGTCCGCGCACTGACGCAGGCCCACGGCGGGCACGTCGCAGCGGAGAGCGCAGGCCCGGGCCAAGGCACGACATTCTCCGTGAAGCTACCGACCGACCTCGACAGACCGAGCCCTCCGCCACGGCCCCGGTCGGCGCGGACCCGGCCGGAGGACCCGCCGAGCGGACGCGGAGGGCCGCCACACCACCCCGATCCCGGAAGGACCACCCATTGA
- a CDS encoding NADH-quinone oxidoreductase subunit K, with product MSETLLLQLLLTVAAALVGVGIFGALSQQSIVMVMMGLELLVNGILLAGASAWYFLSPDAPDGQMLVVLALVVMAVEMVMGFAATIAIYRARQVDMVDMATELRG from the coding sequence ATGAGCGAGACGCTGCTGCTCCAGCTGCTTCTCACCGTGGCTGCGGCCCTGGTGGGGGTGGGGATCTTCGGGGCCCTGTCCCAGCAGTCCATCGTCATGGTGATGATGGGCCTGGAGCTCCTGGTCAACGGCATCCTCCTCGCCGGCGCCTCCGCCTGGTACTTCCTGAGTCCGGACGCACCGGACGGGCAGATGCTCGTCGTCCTGGCCCTGGTGGTCATGGCGGTGGAGATGGTCATGGGCTTCGCCGCGACCATCGCGATCTACCGGGCCAGGCAGGTCGACATGGTGGACATGGCGACGGAGCTGCGCGGGTGA